The nucleotide window TCTGAGGACGTGAGTGACGCCGTCTCTTTGATGCGCCGCCTGTCCGACGCGCACGCGCAGATGAGCGCCGAGGCCGCGCGACTCTCCAAGTTCAACCGGCGACGCGTCATCACGCAGCGAGAGCTGCACGCAGCCGCGAAAAAGCTCCTGATGGCTGAGATTTAAGTGTCGCATTTAGACTTTTTAGATTTAATAAAGATGTTTCcgcttttaaaaagtctttacgCCATTTATTATCATCTGAACAAATTTATCCAGACTAACTTGCCAAGAAAGGCTGGGTGTTCTCTTAAAGCCTGTCACTTTAAAAACTTGGCCTACTGTACCTTTAAACATAAGTCTAATGATAGCCTATGGATTttgatttttaaagcattttgctAGTTTATTGAAGACCTcctatttttaaaatacttggACTATAACAAAAGTCAATCTTTCTTTTTAAGATTcactaaaaaaaatcagaattattCCGAGTATACAACATTTGTTTACGCACACTTCTAAACTTTAATACCAGGATAATGTTATACGTGAGTTTTCATTATTCCAAAACCTAGATTTTCGGTTAATTCTGTCAGAAAACGGTTAATCTGTGGTCCATGTGGATGTTTGTCACGGGGCGGCGCTGTAACATCAGTAGACTTGACACAAACAGccagtttgttgttttaaattataaatcaaCAGGGATTTTAATGAAGCTTCTTGTTAATGCTCAAACATTTTGTCCAACAGattgtaattaataaattgtaagcGTTTCTAGCATCTGACACGCACGTGACACTTGCCCCGGATTGACATTTCAGAAAGAGCTCAGTGTAGTACAACACGACGcctaataatacaattaaatcgtaaaatacatttgtatataacATCAGCATGTAATTTATGAAAGtattataaatgaaatgtttttctttgttgtaTTTGACGTCACTTAATTACCCAGAGATATTTAATCTGATGTTCAAAAATACAAGTTTACACAGTACTCTTGAGTGCATTAACAGTCACAGCTGTtgacaataaaatgaaatgcataattATGTAAATACGGGGTTATTTATCACAAAAGCAATTAGGCCACCATAGACCAAATGTTTTAAACAGATACAGAAAGAACAAAggcttttatttttgacattgtaCGTGATCCTCTGATGTGTATTCCCTTTTAAAACCCTGCCCACCTTGGCTTTAAATCGTTTGACAATCGCCTTCCAGCAACATTGACGGGGGTGTGACTCTAGCGCTGACTGCCGCAAGTATCCTCCAATCAACTGTCTGGCTCCCGAGTGGGCGGGGATAACGGTCTTCTTTCCACCAATGAAAACCCCCCGAGCGAACCCCCCGTCCAATGAGCGACGAGTCGTCAGCTGACGCTGTTTAGCATTTATTGTACACAAGAGTCGGACTAAGACAGACGCGAATCACTGTGAATCCAGAACTCATGTGAATTCATCGTTCATTTACAAACTAACCTCTTCATAAAGGTACTGTACGTTATCATTTCTTTTCCGAACAAGCTTGTAAACGCCTCGCGTGACTGGACGTGTAAACAGCAGCGTGCATTGGAGATCACATGCGCGTGTTAGTTTAAGCAAATGCGTTAATTAGCCTTTTacaatcaaatgtgtaaaaagCAAAATCTGCTTTTAAGTTTTGTGCATTTGATCTTTGAATTAATTTATGATGTTAATATTTCTATCAGCGAAGCCCAACCCTGTGCATATGAACTGGCTCTTGAAAACATGCGTGCAAGTTCAACAATTTAATAATCAATATCATCACAATATCCGCATGACATGCATTTTAACAGTGTATTATTATTGCAACAACGATATTTAtgataataaatttttttaaaatatatatatattgtgctattatagaaacattaaaattagaaaaattatatacatttgtatgtatatgtgcctttttatatatttttaatgcataagAGATGTTAAATGTGTCAGATGCATcgagtttgtgtttttttttgtttcgtgtgtgtgtgtgtgtatatatatatatatatatatatatgtatatatatatatgtatgtgtgtatatgttacttttttatttcaacaatattgcatttcagttatttcaatttatatatatatatatatatatatatatatatatatatatatatatatatttctgttagcattcatttcaagtaaattttttttagtgGTTTTTATGTCATGGATgccattatttaaatattaaattgtgaaaatagtaaaacatgaaaaataataattaaatgtgccTTTTTACATGTTTTCTGAGTTTATCATCATGATTTGATGCAATGATAATTTGAATGACTCTGTGTCACTGATCCTGAGTGTCTTTGattgtttatttcacatttactGGGCTTTTATTTAACCATGGGACATTATGTATGTAGTGAATGGGTCAGATCTCCACTCCTGTTCTTGGCTCATCTCTCTTGCTGTCGTCCTCAGATGCAGTTCATGCTGTTGTTCAGCAGACAAGGCAAGCTCCGTCTGCAGAAATGGTACGTTCCTCTGTGcgataaggagaagaagaagatcaCGCGGGAGCTGGTGCAGACCGTTCTGGCACGCAAACCCAAGATGTGCAGCTTCCTGGAGTGGAGGGATCTGAAAATCGTGTATAAAAGGTGAGTAGAGCGGCTTTGAGGTTTTGCGTTGTTTTACGTCTTACTGATGAAAACACACAATGTTAACCTGTTTTTGAGTGACCCGTCATCGACCCATCCCACACTTGAAATTCTAACTTCAATATGATaccttaaaaaaagtttggttgcGATCAGTCGGCTAATTTCTAAAAAAAGAGATGTATTTATATGATGGATTTTAATGTAGGCTTTTATTCATATGTAAGCATTGTTTCAATCATAATGCAGAATTTGCCATTTTTGTCAGCGGACTTTTAACTTTAAAGATGGTGTGTATTGACAACCGTCTGCCATGCACAGACATATTCCAGACAAATAACaatatgcagttttcatttatatgctgtctattgctgatgaTCGCATTATTTATCATATGAATCTGTTTACATAAGTTTTTTATGCCCTGTTCACgtgtgtttttgttcgggaggttttgtactccttcagaagatgtgtaatagcgcccccaagtgtataacagtgaaaagaCGTAAAAACTCATAATTTGCGGGGAAGCGTTGTCTTCTAAATTACAAGATTACTCATCAGTGGCGGATAAAGAGTTAAAGTAACCTGAAGCAACCTGCTCTTACTCTCGAATTACGTTCATTTCCGCGTCTATTTGTGCTTGAAATGACACATACGCGCAAAATTGTCAAAATGCATGTCTCAGCAAGTATccttgtaaacactgttgcttatGGCTTCAGTGAaggtaaacagttgagaaagaaaatgGATGTGTAACAGTAGAATAGAACATTATTTGTCTgcgatgcaactatttgaaaatcaggaatctgagggtgcaaaaaaatctaaatattgagaaaatagtctttaaatttctccaaatgaagctgttagcaatgcatattaataatcaaaaatgatgtttttatatACTTACAGTTGAAAATTTAGAATGTTAATataaacatgatctttacttaatattgtaATGATTTTTGGATTATAAGAAAAATCTATAGTTTTGATccatacaatgcatttttggctattgctaccattataccccagagactgcttttgtggtccagggtcacattttcaaatgttaaagtattttttattatttgctaatGCACAATGAACTAACATGAATGATCAAGATaaaattaagatattaaaatgtgtttatatttaaaaagcaccatatatttagctgtttttttGTAATAGAGTTCAGCACTATTTCATTTGAagtgttatgtttgttttcattcagTATTTAGTGTTCTGGTGGTTGCTATGGtcttgcgcacacacacacacacacacactaaactttaATACCTTGGTGTTATCAGCTTCTGAGAACGAGCAGAATATAAATCTGATCATTGGCTTAATTGATTTAGCAGTGTATAATGTTGTTATTGTGTTTTCTGGTGCGTCTGAAAGGAGCAGCATGAGCTGATTGTTATTGTGCTGTTATGATTAGTATTGAGTATGATGAGTGAATGTAAAGTATGTTGTGTTGGAGTGTGCTGAAGGGCGTCAGTCCTCGTCTTTGTTTGGTGCGGAGTCGAGTCGTGATTCTTCTGAACACTACAGGCTCACACCAGCACTCACCGTACATCATTGTGCATCAGCATGTTCACCATTTGCACTGTTTAATTATAAAGACTAAGGATCAACACAAACCCAAAGGCTGCTTCTTAATAAAACTGTTTAGCTTTTTTAGAGCTGAAAATTAAAAGCTTGCTTTATGAATCAGTTTTACAGTAATGATTGTCCCTGAATATACAGATAAACAGGTTTTTGGAATGATTCAGCATTTGTTAATCAATcattctgaattaaaaaaaacaaacactttttttattttatattttgcattttagtttttgttgattgtttactctaattttataacatttgcatatttttcttatgcatttataacattttcattttttattatttttgttgcttTGTTCACTCAATttgcatattatatttaaaattatttcatttactctatttacattttcattttaactatttatcttattttcatttatttgcatttttttttgttttaggttttttgttacttattcacttttatatttttctgtattttttttattacattttgcatgttttttttttttaatctgcacgTATTTTcctatttcatttttcattttttaatgtgatttaatattttcacattatttcatttttcttgCTTTGTTCACTCGATttgcatatttgtattttattttattatgtttactctatttatattttcattgaattATTGTATTGAATTCAtctaatttgcatttttttcatttttattacttaTGCATTccatttgcacattttattgtcTTGTTGTATTCAATTCcccatttgtatttattattttcctcttttttttatttgttcaactggatttgcaaaaaaaaaaatttgtggttATTCACTCAATCTGAATATTgtctaatttaattgtattttactaCTTGTACATTCtagttacatatttttattttcttgtaaatgacCCATTTTAAACTACCTGATTGAGGCTGCAGACACTTCAGCAGTACAGAGCTCTTTGTAAAGCCAGTAAAACACACTAAACTCAAACTGCAGCAGAAAGAAAGTCTAGACGGATGAACAGACTGTGGGCTGTAATAATGAACGTGACCTTGTGTCTACAGCAGTTCCTCTGGTTCTTCAGCCTTTGGTTCTGTTCCAGATTGATTCCCTCACAGCTCGCCtcgtctgacctctgaccccagccACACGCTCTTAACAGCCTTACAGTCTGTCTCTGTCAGCGCCGTCCAAACAGAGCATTAGCATTGCTAAGCAGCTGTGTGTTTGGATGAAACGCCTGTCAGTGCATGTTGTACAGCATTACAAGAGAACATGTTCCAACCTGGCTGTTTTATGCAATTTCTGACACTCAGTGTGTACAGGTTTGTGTCTTAGCTTGTGTGGAAACAAAGTTTTACTTAATGTACACTAGTTTTAAATGTGTGACGTTTGTGTTTTCAGGTTTTTGTAAGAATAACATTAGTCGCTTGCTTAACTATTAATTGTTGACTCCATTtgcaaattatttacattttatttcttgtttgctccatttgcataattatattttattacattcattctatttgcatttacatttttattttattgcattacatgtactccatttgaatattttttttattaagtgttaactttatttgcatatttgtacagtattttatttaattttagtcacCCCATTTTGCTGATTTTTTCACATTCATTACGTTGTTACATtcatcaaatttaatttgttgtattttaatattttttcactcaattttaatattattacattaacacCATTTGCATACTTTATTTTAGTACTTGTTCAtgtca belongs to Carassius auratus strain Wakin unplaced genomic scaffold, ASM336829v1 scaf_tig00055241, whole genome shotgun sequence and includes:
- the LOC113090438 gene encoding histone H2B.1, sperm-like, producing the protein MKASSERSLKSLNTSRRTGWTRKRSTEAYSAYIYKIEKEVSEDVSDAVSLMRRLSDAHAQMSAEAARLSKFNRRRVITQRELHAAAKKLLMAEI